The stretch of DNA GCCTATTTTACGTTCATTTGGGGCTCCTGTTATTTTTGATGCCACACACTCCGTTCAAGAACCTGGAGGGCAGGGAGCTTCATCTGGTGGACAGCGTCAATTTGTTGAAGTTTTAGCGCGTGCAGCTGTTTCTGTTGGGGTTGCTGGTATTTTTTTAGAAACACATCAAGATCCAGATCATGCACCTTCTGATGGACCCAATATGATTAAAATTGATGATTTACAAAGATTGATTGAAACTTTAATGGAATTTGATGATCTGTCAAAGAAGTTGAATTAAGAAGAGAAAAAATATTTCGTGAATAGAACATTAGAGATGAATCGCGGCTTTGATTGGATAAGGAAATACAGATGACTATAATTGTTGATATCATTGGACGTGAAGTTCTGGATAGCCGTGGTAATCCAACGGTAGAAGTTGATGTTTATTTGGAAAATGGCGCTTTTGGTCGCGCTTTGGTCCCCTCAGGAGCTTCAACGGGGGCACATGAGGCTATAGAACTTCGTGATGGTGATTTGCGTTATCAAGGGAAAGGTGTTGAAAAAGCGGTTGCTGCAGTCAATGGCGAAATTCTTGAAGAGCTTGGTGGGCGGGATGCCAGAGACCAAATCGCTATTGATCAAGCCATGATTGCTTTAGATGGAACGCCGAACAAAGCCCGTCTTGGTGCCAATGCGCTTCTTGGTGTTTCATTGGCTGTTGCAAAAGCTGCCGCGGACTCATTAAATTTACCTCTGTATCGTTATATTGGAGGTACGCAAGCGCATATTCTTCCAACACCTATGATGAATATTATTAATGGTGGCGTTCATGCTGATAACTTGATTGATTTTCAAGAATTTATGATTATTCCTGTAGGAGCTCCCAGCGTGAAAGAAGCCATCCGTTATGGTGCTGAAATTTTCCACGCGTTGAAAAAGCGTTTAAAAGATGCCGGGTATAATACCAATGTTGGTGATGAGGGTGGTTTTGCACCTCAATTTAAAAGCGCAGACCAAGCTATTGATTTTATTATGGAATCTATTATAGCTTGTGGCTATAAACCAGGTGAACAAATTGCCATTGGTTTAGACTGTGCTTCCACTGAATTTTATAAAAATGGTTCGTATTTTTATAAAGGTGAGGGAAAATGTCGTAACATTGCAGAACAGGTAGACTATTTGGCACAACTTGTGAAAAGTTATCCTATTGTTACCATTGAAGATGGAATGGCAGAGGATGATTGGGAAGGTTGGAAACTCCTCACTGATACAATTGGCACAAAATGTCAGATGGTTGGCGATGATTTATTTGTAACAAATTCAGCGCGTTTGCGTGATGGTATCAAAATGGGGGTAGGCAATTCTATTCTCATAAAAGTTAATCAAATTGGGACATTGAGTGAAACACTTGATGCTGTAGAAGTCGCCCATAAAGCAGGTTATCGTGCCATTATATCTCATCGCTCAGGCGAAACAGAGGATTCTTTCATTGCAGATCTTGCGGTTGCAACGAATTGTGGACAAATTAAAACAGGCTCTCTTGCCCGTTCGGATAGATTAGCAAAGTACAATCAACTTATTCGTATTGAAGAAATGCTAGGATCTCAAGCACGTTATGCGGGTGATATATATCGTTAATCGTTGTGAGCATAAAATCTGAAAATATCATATCATTTAAATTATGAAATTGAGATTTCTTATCAAAGGTATGGAGCAATCATTTTATAGGCATTTAAATTTATAGGGATTAAGATGAGAGGTATAATCATTAGTCAAGATCAAGGAACATATCTCGTTTCAGGTGATGATGGTAAGCGTTATCAGTTTGCGACTTGGGATTGGTTGGGAAAGAAACCACCAAGGATTGGTGATACTGTTGATTTTGTCTGTGAAGGAGGTGTGGTCAGTTCTGTTTTTCCGTTGTTGAGATCAGGTGCAGAGAACTCAAAGATAATGTTTGCACTTCTTTGTTGGGTTGCAGGGATCTTTGGTGTTCATCGTTTTATGGTTGGGAGAGTTCGTACCGGTGCTTTAATGCTCATTCTATCTTTATCGGTTGCTGGGTTGGTGATCACTGGTATTTGGGCAATCGTTGATTTTATACTCATTGTTGCAGGAAAATTTACAGATAAAAATGGAAATCAGATTACAGATTTGTAAAAATTTTATAATTTTTATAATAATGTAAAGAGCAGGGAATTGCTTTTTATTTTTACAGATATATTAAGTCCATCATGCAGAATTATTGTACTCTATTTCTTTAATGTGAGATATTAAGAAAAATATGCACAGTTAAATAAAACTATTGAAAAAGACTGTGCTATTTTATATGGGTGAAACAAAGACGCAAATCGATTAAAGTGTACTTTGAGCTGCAGCTTATAGCAGTGGAAAGCATTAGGTTATCGGGGGGCTTAGCTATTTTAATTTCACGTTTATCACGACTGCTATGAATTTTATTTACGCCGTGAGGTTAATCAGCATATTATAAAATTAGAAAAATCTCTTTATGAATAATACATGGGGAGCAGCTTTATAGGTGGGCAAAGATGAAAGGTATGATTATTGGTCAAGATCAAGGGATGTATCTTGTTTCGGGAGATGATGACAAACGTTATCAATTTTCGTGTGAAGATTGGTTAGGAAAAAAAGCACCAAAGGTAGGAGACACTGTTGATTTTGTGTGTGAAGGAGAGAGCGTTAAGTCTGTTCTCCCTTTTTGGGATCG from Bartonella tribocorum CIP 105476 encodes:
- the eno gene encoding phosphopyruvate hydratase; its protein translation is MTIIVDIIGREVLDSRGNPTVEVDVYLENGAFGRALVPSGASTGAHEAIELRDGDLRYQGKGVEKAVAAVNGEILEELGGRDARDQIAIDQAMIALDGTPNKARLGANALLGVSLAVAKAAADSLNLPLYRYIGGTQAHILPTPMMNIINGGVHADNLIDFQEFMIIPVGAPSVKEAIRYGAEIFHALKKRLKDAGYNTNVGDEGGFAPQFKSADQAIDFIMESIIACGYKPGEQIAIGLDCASTEFYKNGSYFYKGEGKCRNIAEQVDYLAQLVKSYPIVTIEDGMAEDDWEGWKLLTDTIGTKCQMVGDDLFVTNSARLRDGIKMGVGNSILIKVNQIGTLSETLDAVEVAHKAGYRAIISHRSGETEDSFIADLAVATNCGQIKTGSLARSDRLAKYNQLIRIEEMLGSQARYAGDIYR
- a CDS encoding TM2 domain-containing protein produces the protein MRGIIISQDQGTYLVSGDDGKRYQFATWDWLGKKPPRIGDTVDFVCEGGVVSSVFPLLRSGAENSKIMFALLCWVAGIFGVHRFMVGRVRTGALMLILSLSVAGLVITGIWAIVDFILIVAGKFTDKNGNQITDL